The Streptococcus oralis Uo5 genome includes a window with the following:
- a CDS encoding DUF1273 domain-containing protein, producing the protein MTSALILGYSALDLGLFNDKDTRVDIIKTAIRRDLERLAEDGVTWLVFTGTLGFEYWALQVAKEMKADYGFQLATIFDFETHGSNWNEANQAKLSEFKQVDFVKYAYPQYEHKGQLRDYQKFLLENTDTCYLFYEEENETKLRYFYQMMKNQADYVTRRLTFEDLNEIVENFSEK; encoded by the coding sequence ATGACATCAGCCTTGATTTTAGGCTATTCAGCCTTGGACCTTGGTCTCTTTAATGACAAGGATACTCGCGTTGATATTATCAAAACAGCCATTCGGAGAGACCTGGAACGTCTAGCTGAGGATGGGGTGACATGGCTTGTCTTTACAGGGACTTTGGGCTTTGAGTACTGGGCGCTTCAGGTAGCGAAAGAAATGAAAGCAGATTATGGATTTCAGCTGGCGACCATTTTTGATTTTGAAACCCATGGCAGTAATTGGAATGAAGCAAATCAAGCGAAATTGAGTGAGTTTAAGCAGGTTGACTTCGTCAAATATGCCTATCCACAATATGAGCACAAGGGGCAACTGCGTGATTATCAGAAATTTCTGCTGGAAAATACAGATACTTGCTACCTTTTTTACGAAGAAGAAAACGAAACCAAGTTACGATATTTTTACCAAATGATGAAAAATCAAGCGGACTATGTTACAAGAAGATTAACATTTGAGGACTTGAATGAAATAGTAGAAAATTTTTCTGAAAAGTAA
- the recU gene encoding Holliday junction resolvase RecU, translated as MVNYPHKISSQKRQAPLSQTKNFANRGMSFEKMINATNDYYLSHGLAVIHKKPTPIQIVRVDYPQRSRAKIVEAYFRQASTTDYSGVYDGYYIDFEAKETRQKHAIPMKNFHLHQIQHMEQVLAQQGICFVLLHFSSQQETYLLPAVDLIRFYHQDMGQKSMPLGYIRENGYRIEPGAFPQIPYLDIIKEHLLGGKTR; from the coding sequence ATGGTCAACTATCCACATAAAATTTCATCTCAAAAGAGACAAGCACCCCTTTCACAAACTAAAAATTTCGCAAATCGGGGAATGTCTTTTGAAAAGATGATCAATGCTACGAACGACTACTATTTGTCGCATGGGTTAGCTGTTATTCACAAGAAACCGACTCCCATCCAAATCGTACGTGTCGACTATCCCCAACGAAGTCGAGCCAAGATTGTTGAAGCCTACTTTAGACAAGCTTCAACTACTGACTATTCAGGGGTTTATGATGGATACTACATCGACTTTGAAGCAAAGGAAACCAGGCAAAAACATGCGATACCGATGAAGAATTTTCATCTTCATCAGATCCAGCATATGGAACAAGTCCTTGCCCAGCAAGGAATCTGCTTTGTACTCCTTCACTTTTCTTCTCAGCAAGAAACCTACTTATTGCCGGCCGTTGACTTGATTCGTTTCTATCATCAAGATATGGGACAAAAGTCAATGCCACTTGGATATATTCGAGAAAATGGATATAGGATTGAGCCGGGTGCTTTTCCTCAAATTCCCTACCTCGACATTATCAAAGAACATTTACTAGGTGGTAAAACAAGATGA
- the pbp1a gene encoding penicillin-binding protein PBP1A, whose amino-acid sequence MNKQTFLRIAKYVSISLLTVFIAAVMLGGGLFLYYVSKAPELSESKLVATTSSKIYDSNDELIADLGSERRVNAQANEIPTDLVNAIVSIEDHRFFNHRGIDTIRILGATLRNLRGGGGLQGASTLTQQLIKLTYFSTSTSDQTLSRKAQEAWLAVQLEQKATKQEILTYYINKVYMSNGNYGMQTAAQSYYGKDLKDLSIPQLALLAGMPQAPNQYDPYSHPEAAQERRNLVLSEMKGQGYISAEQYEKAINTPITDGLQSLKSANSYPPYMDNYLKEVIDQVEQETGYNLLTTGMDVYTNVDPKVQQHLWDIYNTDEYVNYPDDEMQVASTIVDVTNGKVIAQLGSRHQASNVSFGTNQAVETNRDWGSSMKPITDYAPALEYGVYDSTASIVHDVPYNYPGTDTPLYNWDHVYFGNITIQYALQQSRNVTAVETLNKVGLDRAKTFLNGLGIDYPSMHYANAISSNTTESNKQYGASSEKMAAAYAAFANGGIYHKPMYINKIVFSDGSSKEYADSGTRAMKETTAYMMTEMMKTVLAYGTGRGAYLPWLPQAGKTGTSNYTDEEIENYIKNTGYVAPDEMFVGYTRKYSMAVWTGYSNRLTPIVGDGFYVAAKVYRSMMTYLSEDNNPGDWTMPEGLYRSGEFVFKNGARSAWTAPAPQQAPTPESSSSTSESSTSQSSSTTPSTNNSANNNTNNQQPNTTPGQQNQNQNQNQNPQPAQP is encoded by the coding sequence ATGAACAAACAAACTTTTCTGCGAATAGCTAAGTATGTCAGTATCAGTCTCTTAACTGTATTTATCGCAGCTGTAATGCTTGGTGGAGGTCTCTTCCTCTACTATGTTAGCAAGGCTCCAGAACTTTCTGAAAGTAAACTAGTCGCTACAACGTCAAGTAAGATCTATGATAGCAATGACGAGCTTATCGCTGATCTTGGATCGGAACGTCGGGTCAATGCCCAAGCAAACGAAATACCGACCGATTTGGTCAACGCTATTGTTTCGATTGAGGACCATCGCTTCTTTAATCACCGAGGAATTGACACGATCCGTATCCTAGGTGCTACCCTCCGAAACCTTCGTGGTGGTGGAGGTCTGCAAGGAGCTTCAACCTTGACGCAGCAGTTGATTAAGTTAACTTATTTCTCTACGTCAACTTCTGATCAAACTCTTTCTCGTAAGGCCCAGGAAGCATGGCTCGCCGTTCAGCTAGAACAAAAAGCGACTAAACAAGAGATCTTGACCTACTACATCAACAAGGTTTACATGTCAAACGGTAACTACGGAATGCAGACTGCTGCCCAAAGTTACTATGGCAAGGACCTCAAAGATCTAAGCATTCCTCAATTGGCTCTCCTTGCTGGTATGCCTCAGGCTCCAAACCAGTATGATCCATACTCGCATCCAGAAGCTGCTCAAGAACGTCGTAATCTCGTCCTCTCTGAGATGAAGGGGCAAGGTTACATTTCAGCTGAGCAATATGAAAAAGCGATTAATACTCCAATTACAGACGGACTCCAAAGTCTAAAATCGGCTAATAGTTATCCTCCATACATGGACAACTATCTCAAAGAGGTGATCGATCAAGTCGAACAAGAAACAGGCTACAATCTCTTAACGACTGGTATGGATGTCTACACCAACGTTGATCCTAAAGTTCAACAACATCTCTGGGATATCTACAATACCGACGAGTATGTCAACTATCCAGATGATGAAATGCAAGTAGCTTCAACGATTGTGGATGTGACAAACGGGAAAGTCATTGCTCAGTTAGGTTCTCGTCATCAAGCAAGTAATGTTTCATTCGGTACCAACCAGGCTGTGGAAACCAATCGTGACTGGGGTTCTTCTATGAAACCAATCACTGACTATGCTCCCGCTTTAGAATATGGAGTCTATGACTCTACTGCTTCTATTGTACATGATGTTCCTTATAACTATCCTGGTACTGATACTCCACTCTACAACTGGGATCATGTCTACTTTGGAAACATTACAATCCAGTATGCTCTTCAACAATCACGAAATGTCACGGCCGTTGAGACTTTGAATAAGGTCGGTCTAGATAGAGCTAAAACCTTCCTTAATGGTCTCGGTATCGACTATCCAAGCATGCACTATGCAAACGCCATTTCAAGTAACACAACTGAATCCAACAAACAGTACGGTGCAAGTAGTGAAAAAATGGCTGCTGCTTACGCTGCTTTTGCTAACGGTGGTATCTACCATAAACCAATGTATATCAACAAGATTGTATTTAGTGATGGTAGCTCAAAAGAATACGCTGATTCTGGTACTCGTGCCATGAAAGAGACGACTGCCTATATGATGACAGAAATGATGAAGACTGTCTTGGCATACGGAACTGGTCGTGGCGCTTATCTTCCTTGGCTACCTCAAGCTGGTAAGACTGGTACATCAAACTATACAGACGAAGAAATTGAAAACTACATCAAAAATACTGGTTATGTAGCTCCAGATGAAATGTTTGTTGGTTATACTCGCAAATATTCAATGGCTGTATGGACAGGTTACTCAAACCGCCTTACTCCTATCGTTGGCGATGGCTTCTATGTTGCAGCTAAGGTCTACCGTTCAATGATGACTTATCTGTCTGAGGATAACAACCCTGGCGACTGGACAATGCCAGAAGGCCTCTATCGAAGTGGTGAATTCGTCTTTAAAAACGGTGCTCGCTCTGCATGGACTGCTCCTGCTCCGCAACAGGCCCCAACACCTGAAAGTTCGAGCTCGACTTCAGAAAGTTCAACTTCACAGTCAAGTTCAACTACTCCAAGCACGAATAATAGTGCAAACAATAATACCAATAACCAGCAACCAAATACAACGCCTGGTCAACAAAACCAGAACCAAAATCAGAATCAGAATCCTCAACCAGCACAACCATAA